Proteins from one Candida orthopsilosis Co 90-125, chromosome 2 draft sequence genomic window:
- a CDS encoding Alr1 transporter of divalent cations: protein MSDTESVFQPTGNNHNTLHTDEVLNDHRNQNTNAGSAIIDDGDDHPETVGVNHEKPQARARATSKAELDLTEASNVGAVPVPNTSGRRKSTRRGSTRRQSVGEGTLPSQYQAYSHGQPARSYMASLRKDFYLKDDDDNAALPVPIINNPTSSSKPRSKSTIESLAPIIKKKTHRSNSNNLEADISSPMTKIKTNDSFIITNNGNGEEVKVRRPSRSSIDSEADSHGSRTSQETEEDVCFPMMREHVKINGIDFDEIDEFIREEREEAAMQREFLTKNQSAIEEISHENSRKFENFGRGNSVNGIPSNTSGLSRQPTSTAALKYTPKNILHRTFQRSNEVPESTSTTSSSLEELKARHALEADDASSMEQVKFGGARITDGTNGTLPDRFSFFHSESEETVHAPDIPSLVPNGESIQELFHNGEETWWLDCTCPTDAEMKMLAKAFGIHPLTAEDIRMQETREKVELFKSYYFVCFHTFEADKESEDYLEPINVYIVVFRDGILTFHFSPLTHPASVRRRVRQLRDYVDVTADWLCYAMIDDITDSFAPVIHGIEYEADAIEDAVFTARDTDFSNMLQRIGESRRKVMTLMRLLSGKADVIKMFAKRCQDEAALGYEKQQQQLRQQRFHQEYASPRSSSANIPETHGSGGTIPSNSNAGHNGGPPSSSQPQAWSQNMADNARPRADIALYLGDIQDHIITMFQNLLAYEKIFSRSHSNYLAQLQVESFNSNNKITEMFSKVTIIGTMLVPLNLVTGLFGMNVTVPGQDSSIAWFFGIVGVLIVVVIGSITFANWWLKSINRQIDREKRAGFSSSRRSIRSLGLRRHSAKSVISFPNKYD, encoded by the coding sequence atgtcTGATACAGAGAGTGTTTTCCAACCTACGGGGAATAACCACAACACATTACACACTGATGAGGTATTGAATGATCATAGGAACCAAAATACCAATGCTGGCTCTGCGATTATTGACGATGGAGATGACCATCCTGAAACAGTAGGGGTTAATCATGAGAAGCCACAGGCAAGGGCTCGTGCCACAAGTAAGGCAGAGTTAGATTTAACGGAAGCTAGCAATGTAGGTGCTGTCCCTGTCCCTAATACTAGCGGTAGAAGGAAGAGCACAAGAAGAGGATCAACGAGAAGGCAATCCGTCGGTGAGGGTACTTTACCTTCCCAATATCAAGCTTACAGTCATGGTCAGCCAGCCAGGTCTTACATGGCATCATTGCGCAAGGACTTTTACTTGaaagatgatgacgatAACGCCGCTTTGCCAGTTCctattatcaacaatccAACGAGCAGTAGCAAACCAAGAAGCAAGTCAACCATTGAGAGCTTGGCTCCAAtaatcaagaaaaagacaCATCGTAGCAATTCAAACAACTTGGAGGCGGATATTCTGAGTCCAATGactaaaatcaaaacaaatgacTCTTTCATAATCACCAACAATGGTAACGGAGAAGAAGTAAAAGTGAGGAGACCCTCGAGGTCTTCAATTGATAGTGAAGCAGACTCGCATGGGTCAAGAACATCGCAAGAAACCGAGGAAGATGTTTGTTTTCCCATGATGCGAGAACATGTCAAGATTAACGGGATTGATTTTGACGAGATTGATGAGTTCATCagagaagaaagagagGAAGCGGCAATGCAACGTGAGTTTTTAACGAAGAACCAGCTGGCAATTGAGGAAATCAGCCATGAAAACTCGCgtaaatttgaaaattttggacGAGGTAATAGTGTTAATGGAATACCATCAAATACATCCGGTCTCAGTAGGCAACCAACTAGCACAGCTGCACTCAAGTACACCCCAAAAAACATATTGCATCGAACATTTCAACGTTCTAATGAAGTTCCAGAGTCAACGAGCACTACGTCATCATCGTTGGAAGAGTTGAAGGCTAGACATGCTTTAGAGGCTGATGACGCTTCTTCAATGGAGCAGGTCAAATTCGGAGGAGCCCGGATCACTGATGGTACAAATGGCACCTTACCTGACAGgttttcatttttccaTTCCGAATCTGAAGAGACCGTGCACGCACCTGATATACCTTCGCTTGTACCCAATGGTGAATCGATACAAGAGCTTTTCCACAACGGAGAGGAGACTTGGTGGTTGGATTGCACGTGTCCTACTGATGCTGAAATGAAGATGCTTGCCAAGGCTTTCGGGATCCACCCCTTGACGGCGGAAGATATTAGAATGCaagaaacaagagaaaAGGTGGAATTGTTCAAGAGTTACTACTTTGTTTGTTTCCATACATTTGAAGCTGACAAGGAATCGGAGGACTATCTTGAACCAATCAATGTGTATATTGTGGTTTTTCGTGATGGTATACTTACGTTCCACTTCTCACCATTGACGCACCCAGCAAGTGTTAGAAGAAGAGTGAGGCAGCTAAGAGATTATGTTGATGTTACAGCAGATTGGTTGTGTTATGCaatgattgatgatattaCTGATAGTTTTGCCCCAGTTATCCATGGTATTGAATACGAAGCAGATGCTATTGAGGACGCAGTGTTCACAGCAAGAGATACGGACTTTAGTAATATGTTGCAGAGAATTGGTGAATCACGTCGAAAAGTGATGACATTAATGAGATTACTTTCAGGAAAAGCGGATGTCATTAAGATGTTTGCCAAGAGGTGTCAAGACGAAGCGGCTTTGGGATATGAaaagcagcaacagcaacttCGGCAACAACGTTTTCATCAAGAATATGCATCTCCGCGCTCTTCATCAGCAAATATACCAGAAACACATGGCAGTGGTGGCACTATCCCATCAAATAGTAATGCTGGACACAATGGCGGACCTCCCTCCTCCAGTCAACCACAAGCATGGCTGCAAAACATGGCTGATAATGCCCGCCCCCGTGCAGATATTGCTTTATATTTAGGTGATATTCAAGATCATATTATTACTATGtttcaaaacttgttgGCTTATGAAAAGATTTTCTCGCGGTCTCATTCTAATTATTTAGCTCAATTACAAGTTGAAAGTTTCAactccaacaacaagattaCAGAAATGTTTTCTAAGGTTACAATCATTGGTACCATGTTGGTTCCTTTGAATTTAGTAACGGGTTTGTTTGGAATGAATGTGACAGTTCCAGGACAGGACTCGAGTATAGCTTGGTTCTTTGGTATTGTTGGAgtattgattgttgttgtaattggAAGTATAACGTTTGCTAATTGGTGGTTAAAGAGTATCAATAGACAAATTGACAGGGAAAAGAGAGCAGGGTTTAGTTCATCTAGAAGGAGTATTCGGAGTTTGGGATTGAGACGCCATAGTGCAAAATCAGTGATAAGTTTTCCTAACAAATACGATTAA